In a single window of the Papaver somniferum cultivar HN1 chromosome 8, ASM357369v1, whole genome shotgun sequence genome:
- the LOC113301348 gene encoding nodulation-signaling pathway 2 protein-like, whose translation MAMAMEVDFSDFDFSGYSTTSTTTTTEDDVTCNWNDSSPVIDWDVFSGDTHDFRGVIESMMSDPNELNHIVHGDHHEYSSDSLSFGEPAEMIQNHDSVTTSNTSTDDSNGLRLVHLLMAAAEALTGANKSRELVKVILVRLKELVSPTNGTNMERLAAYFTEALQSLLEGAGHVHSKQHHGGTHHSISGIQNLHPTDVLAAFQLLQDMSPYVKFGHFTANQAILEAVKHDRRVHIIDYDIMEGIQWASLMQALVSRKDGPPTPHLRITALARGNTGRKSIGTVQETGRRLIAFAASIGLPFSFHQCRLDPDESFRPSNLKLVKGEALIINCMLHFPHFSCREPNSVASFLSGAKSLNPKLVTLVEEEIGGSDEYGGGFVGRFMDSLHHYSAVFDSLEAGFPLQNRARALVEKVFLGPRIAGRLAGIYRTEQEGEECCWGDWMVGAGFSGVGISFFNHCQSKLLLGLFNDGYRVEELHNNKIVLGWKSRRLISASLWSYHQTSPLTSSDSDVSC comes from the coding sequence atggctATGGCCATGGAAGTCGACTTCAGTGACTTTGATTTCTCCGGTTATAGTACCACCAGCACCACTACAACAACCGAAGATGATGTTACGTGTAATTGGAACGACTCTTCTCCGGTCATCGATTGGGATGTATTTTCTGGAGACACTCACGATTTCCGAGGCGTAATTGAATCGATGATGAGTGATCCTAACGAACTCAATCATATTGTTCATGGTGATCACCACGAATATAGTTCAGATTCATTATCATTCGGAGAACCAGCAGAAATGATCCAAAACCATGATTCGGTCACCACTAGTAATACTAGTACTGATGATTCAAATGGTTTGAGATTAGTTCATTTGTTGATGGCTGCCGCAGAAGCATTAACGGGTGCTAATAAGAGCCGTGAGTTGGTGAAAGTGATATTGGTTCGGCTCAAGGAATTGGTTTCCCCAACCAATGGAACAAACATGGAACGTTTAGCGGCATACTTCACAGAAGCCTTGCAAAGTTTGCTTGAAGGCGCAGGTCATGTGCATAGTAAACAGCACCACGGCGGAACACACCACTCaattagtggaatccaaaacctcCATCCGACTGATGTTCTTGCAGCTTTTCAGCTACTGCAAGACATGTCTCCGTATGTGAAATTTGGTCATTTCACTGCAAATCAAGCAATATTAGAAGCTGTGAAGCATGATAGAAGAGTTCATATCATTGATTATGATATCATGGAAGGAATTCAATGGGCATCTCTAATGCAAGCTTTAGTATCAAGAAAAGATGGCCCCCCAACACCACATCTAAGGATCACAGCTTTGGCACGTGGAAACACCGGAAGAAAATCCATTGGGACCGTTCAAGAAACTGGTAGAAGATTGATTGCTTTTGCAGCATCTATTGGTTTACCATTTTCATTTCATCAATGTAGATTAGACCCTGATGAGAGTTTCAGACCTTCTAATTTGAAGTTAGTGAAAGGTGAAGCGTTGATTATCAATTGTATGCTTCATTTTCCACACTTCAGCTGCCGCGAACCGAATTCAGTTGCATCATTTTTATCCGGCGCTAAATCATTGAATCCGAAGTTAGTCACCTtagttgaagaagaaattggaggAAGTGATGAATACGGTGGTGGGTTTGTAGGCCGATTCATGGACTCACTTCATCATTACTCAGCTGTGTTTGACTCATTAGAAGCTGGATTCCCACTGCAAAATAGAGCAAGGGCATTGGTCGAGAAAGTGTTCTTAGGGCCTCGAATAGCTGGAAGACTTGCAGGAATCTATCGTACGGAGCAAGAAGGAGAAGAATGTTGCTGGGGTGATTGGATGGTTGGTGCAGGTTTTAGTGGTGTAGGAATTAGTTTTTTTAATCATTGccaatcaaaattattattaggTTTATTTAACGATGGATACAGAGTGGAGGAGCTACACAATAATAAGATCGTTTTAGGGTGGAAATCACGTCGTTTGATTTCTGCTTCTTTGTGGTCTTATCATCAAACTTCTCCTCTTACTAGTAGTGATTCTGATGTTTCATGTTAA
- the LOC113306976 gene encoding nicotianamine synthase-like: protein MGSLGSLNQDQDQELLIKNVCEIYNSLSTLESLKPSKDVDTLFTQLVHSCIPPSPIDVTKLSTKVQEIRSKLIRLCGEAEGHLESHFSTLLGSYEIPLDHINIFPYYTNYIRLGRLEYTILSNYIANPNPNHIAFIGSGPLPLTSVVLASNHLRTTTFHNYDINPLANALARNLVAADHDLSKRMIFHDTDIMDVTHGLSDYDVVFLAALVGMNKEEKRKVIDHLAMHMAPGSLLMLRSAHGARGFLYPIVEPSDLPGFEVLAVFHPMDEVINSVIVARKIKNQPVLVHTVISNQGLGDLV from the coding sequence ATGGGTTCATTGGGTTCcctcaatcaagatcaggatcaAGAATTGTTGATCAAAAATGTTTGTGAGATTTATAACAGCTTATCAACCCTCGAAAGCCTCAAACCTTCAAAAGATGTTGACACTCTTTTCACTCAACTAGTCCATTCTTGTATACCGCCATCTCCTATAGATGTTACCAAATTATCAACCAAAGTACAAGAAATCCGTTCCAAACTCATCCGTCTCTGCGGAGAAGCTGAAGGTCATTTAGAATCTCATTTCTCAACCTTATTAGGTTCTTATGAAATCCCACTTGATCATATCAACATCTTCCCCTACTACACAAATTACATCAGACTTGGACGTCTTGAATATACTATACTCAGCAATTATATCGCAAACCCAAATCCTAATCATATCGCTTTCATCGGTTCTGGTCCTCTACCGCTCACATCGGTCGTCTTGGCTTCAAATCACCTGAGGACCACTACTTTTCACAACTACGATATCAACCCATTGGCAAATGCATTGGCTCGTAACTTGGTAGCTGCGGATCATGACTTGTCAAAGCGTATGATATTCCATGATACTGATATTATGGATGTTACACATGGTTTAAGCGACTACGACGTTGTTTTCTTAGCTGCTTTAGTTGGTATGAACAAAGAAGAGAAACGGAAAGTTATTGATCATCTGGCTATGCACATGGCGCCAGGGTCCTTACTGATGTTGAGGAGTGCTCATGGTGCTCGGGGTTTTCTATACCCAATTGTTGAGCCTAGTGATCTACCAGGttttgaagttctcgcagtttTTCATCCGATGGACGAAGTTATAAATTCGGTGATTGTTGCGCGTAAAATCAAGAATCAACCGGTACTAGTTCATACTGTTATTAGTAACCAAGGCTTGGGCGACTTGGTGTGA